The Zalophus californianus isolate mZalCal1 chromosome 8, mZalCal1.pri.v2, whole genome shotgun sequence genome has a segment encoding these proteins:
- the LOC113938471 gene encoding putative elongation factor 1-alpha-like 3 has protein sequence MAKREGGSFKYAWVLDKLKAERERGITIDISPWKFETRKYYVTITDAPGHRDFIKNRIIGTSQADCAALIVAAGVGEFEAGISKNEQTHERALLAYTLGVKQLIVGVNKMDSTEPLYNQKRYEEIVKEVSTYLKKIGYNPDRVALVPISGWNGDNMLEPSADMLWFKGWKVTRNDGNASGTTLLEALDCILPPTRPTDKPLHLPLQDVYKTGGIGTVPVGRVETDVLKPGMGSPLLQSMLQLK, from the coding sequence gctccttcaagtatgcctgggtcttggataaactgaaagctgaacgtgaacgtggtatcaccattgatatctccccATGGAAATTCGAGACCAGAAAGTATTATGTGACCATCACTGATGCCCccggacacagagactttatcaaaaacaggATTataggcacatctcaggctgactgtgctgccCTGATTGtggctgctggtgttggtgaatttgaagctgGTATCTCCAAGAATGAGCAGACCCATGAGcgtgcccttctggcttacacactgggtgtaaaacaactaattgttggtgttaacaagatggacTCCACTGAGCCACTCTACAAccagaagagatacgaggaaatcgttaaggaagtcagTACCTAccttaagaaaattggctacaaccccgaTAGAGTAGCATTGGtaccaatttctggttggaacggtgacaacatgctggagccaagtgctgaCATGctttggttcaagggatggaaagtcacccgtaatgatgggaatgccagtggaaccacactgcttgaagctctggattgcatcctgccaccaactcgtccaactgacaagcccttgcatctgcctctccaggacgtctacaaaactggtggtattggtactgtccctgtgggccgagtgGAGACTGATGTTCTTAAACCTGGCATggggtcacctttgctccagtcaatgttacaactgaagtaa